Proteins found in one Paucidesulfovibrio gracilis DSM 16080 genomic segment:
- the topA gene encoding type I DNA topoisomerase: MTKDLIIVESPAKVKTISKFLGKDYLVEASVGHVRDLPTKELGVDEDNGFAPRYQVINGKEDVVKRLQKAAKKAKHVFLAPDPDREGEAIAWHVAELIRKQNPNVSRIQFNEITARAVKEALEHPKDLNGNLFDSQQARRILDRLVGYKISPILWKNVKRGISAGRVQSVALKIIVEREKARRAFKPEEYWLFKARLAGANPPPFQADLWKISGKAVKSHPVRNAEQAEKLDAQLRQSPFLVDKVEEKERKKRALPPYITSTLQQDANRRLGYSARRTMGVAQRLYEGVELGDKGVTALITYMRTDSVRIAKDARDQAKDIILQRWGKEYYPAKPNAFKSKGSAQDAHEAVRPVDASLDPETVRPFLPDEQYKLYTLIWQRFMSSQMAPAVFKDTVVTVKAGSTLWRAKGERLLFPGHLQAMGRTGQEQAVEMPKLAQGEELAVQELTKEQKFTQPPARYSEASLVKELEEKGIGRPSTYASIISTLRDRDYVRMEEKRFAPTELGFLVSDQLSQHFTELMDVEFTANMENQLDDVALGNQNWTDLLNGFAGGFYPTLEKARTGMAKAVMDTGIKCENCGKPMVVKFGRTGEFLGCSGYPDCKTIKNFVRDERGEIKVVDSLEDEDTGVTCDKCGKPMVVKSSRRGEFLGCSGYPDCRNILNFKRDDDGKIVPLAQEEPEVVGKCPDCGHDLIIKRARTGSRFIACSNYPKCKHTAPYSTGVPCPNEGCDGELVERSSRSGKIFYSCSRYPKCDYALWNYPLPGPCPECGHPVLVQKRTKAKGDHVACPQKGCGYVLLQEES, from the coding sequence ATGACAAAGGATCTCATCATCGTAGAGTCTCCCGCCAAGGTGAAGACCATCAGCAAGTTTCTGGGCAAGGATTACCTTGTGGAAGCCTCTGTGGGCCATGTCCGCGACCTTCCCACCAAGGAATTGGGCGTGGACGAAGACAACGGCTTCGCACCGCGCTACCAGGTCATCAACGGCAAGGAAGATGTGGTCAAGCGGTTGCAGAAGGCCGCAAAAAAGGCCAAGCACGTCTTCCTCGCACCTGACCCGGACCGGGAAGGGGAAGCCATTGCCTGGCACGTGGCCGAGTTGATCCGTAAACAAAACCCCAACGTCAGCCGCATCCAGTTCAACGAAATCACGGCCCGGGCCGTGAAGGAAGCCCTGGAGCACCCCAAGGATCTGAACGGCAACCTGTTTGATTCACAGCAGGCCCGCCGCATTCTGGACCGGCTCGTGGGCTACAAGATTTCTCCCATTCTTTGGAAGAACGTGAAGCGGGGCATTTCCGCAGGACGCGTGCAGTCCGTTGCCCTGAAGATCATCGTGGAACGCGAAAAGGCCCGCCGTGCCTTTAAGCCTGAGGAGTACTGGCTCTTCAAGGCCCGGCTTGCCGGAGCCAATCCGCCTCCCTTCCAGGCCGATCTGTGGAAGATTTCCGGCAAAGCCGTGAAATCCCATCCCGTGCGAAATGCTGAGCAGGCTGAAAAACTGGATGCGCAGCTGCGCCAAAGCCCGTTTCTGGTGGACAAGGTCGAGGAGAAAGAACGCAAAAAGCGCGCTTTGCCGCCGTACATCACCTCCACCCTTCAGCAGGACGCCAACCGCCGCCTGGGGTACTCGGCCCGGCGCACCATGGGCGTGGCCCAGCGCCTCTATGAAGGCGTGGAACTGGGCGACAAGGGCGTTACCGCGCTGATCACCTACATGCGTACCGACTCTGTGCGCATCGCCAAGGACGCCCGCGACCAGGCCAAAGATATTATTCTCCAGCGTTGGGGCAAGGAGTACTATCCGGCCAAGCCCAACGCCTTCAAGTCCAAAGGCTCGGCCCAGGACGCCCACGAAGCCGTGCGCCCTGTTGACGCCTCCCTGGACCCGGAAACCGTGCGTCCCTTCCTGCCGGATGAGCAATACAAGCTCTATACCCTGATCTGGCAACGGTTCATGTCCTCCCAGATGGCCCCGGCCGTGTTCAAGGATACCGTGGTCACGGTCAAGGCCGGCTCCACCCTCTGGCGTGCCAAAGGCGAGCGGCTCCTTTTCCCCGGCCACCTTCAGGCCATGGGGCGCACCGGCCAGGAACAGGCCGTGGAAATGCCCAAATTGGCCCAGGGCGAGGAACTTGCAGTCCAGGAACTGACCAAGGAACAAAAATTCACCCAGCCTCCGGCCCGATACTCCGAAGCCTCGCTCGTCAAGGAATTGGAGGAAAAGGGCATTGGCCGTCCGTCCACCTATGCCAGCATCATTTCCACCCTGCGCGACCGCGACTACGTGCGTATGGAGGAAAAGCGCTTTGCGCCCACAGAATTGGGCTTTTTGGTCAGCGATCAGCTTTCCCAGCATTTCACCGAATTGATGGACGTGGAATTCACGGCCAACATGGAAAACCAGCTTGATGACGTGGCCCTGGGCAACCAGAACTGGACCGACCTGCTCAACGGGTTTGCCGGAGGGTTTTATCCCACCCTGGAAAAAGCCCGTACCGGCATGGCCAAGGCGGTCATGGATACGGGCATCAAATGTGAAAATTGCGGCAAGCCCATGGTTGTCAAGTTTGGACGCACCGGCGAATTCCTGGGGTGTTCCGGCTATCCCGACTGTAAGACCATCAAGAATTTCGTGCGTGATGAACGCGGCGAGATCAAGGTCGTGGATTCCCTGGAAGATGAAGACACGGGCGTGACCTGCGATAAATGCGGCAAGCCCATGGTTGTCAAAAGCAGTCGGCGCGGTGAATTCCTTGGCTGCTCCGGGTATCCGGACTGCCGTAATATTCTGAATTTTAAGCGCGATGACGATGGAAAAATCGTACCCCTGGCCCAGGAGGAACCCGAAGTCGTGGGCAAATGCCCGGATTGCGGACATGATCTGATCATCAAACGGGCGCGCACCGGCAGCCGGTTCATTGCCTGTTCCAACTATCCCAAGTGCAAGCACACCGCGCCGTATTCCACCGGCGTTCCCTGCCCCAACGAAGGATGCGACGGCGAACTCGTGGAACGCTCCTCACGCAGCGGAAAGATCTTTTATTCCTGTTCACGCTACCCCAAATGCGATTACGCACTCTGGAATTATCCTCTGCCTGGACCGTGTCCCGAATGTGGCCACCCTGTGCTGGTGCAAAAGCGCACCAAGGCCAAAGGCGACCATGTGGCGTGTCCGCAAAAAGGATGCGGATACGTGCTCTTGCAGGAAGAATCCTAG